Part of the Haloarcula laminariae genome is shown below.
CGCCAGGTCAGGTCACAGGGCGTCCCGAGCAGGCGTCTGAAGGGTTTTGAGGCGTGGGCCGAGTGGAGGACGAGCAGCCCCATCCCCCCGTTGACGCGCTCGACGACCCGGTCGACGACGGCGTCGTCGACGGCATCGTGGGCGGTGTGGCCCCACCAGACCAGCACGTCGGTGTCGGCGAGCACCGACTCGGTGAGACCGTGTTCGGGCTCGTCGAGCGTCGCCGTCCGCGTATCGTGGCCCCGCTCGGCGAGTGCGTCCGCTATCGCCATGTGGATGCCGTCGGGGTAGACCTCGGCGACCGCGTCGTCCTCGCGCTCGTGGATGTACTCGTTCCAGACTGTGACTGATGGCATGGCTACGCTTGGGCCGGTGTGTGGCTAAAGGTAGTGCTTGCCTGTGGTGGCAGCTACTGTGACACTCGGCCCTACTCGCTTGCTTGTAACTGTCTGTGACCGCAACGCTACGCTTCCTTCTCTCTCGGAAGCCCTCACCCGCTCGGCGCGGCTGTGCGGGATATCCTCGCGGCGCTCGGATAGGGCCCGCGCAGCCGCGCCGACCGCGTTCGCCCTTCCAGTCCGCCAGGCACAGCGGGCCTGCCCTTCCCCGACTCAGCCGATGAAACGGCTTCGCGGCCGGGAGTGCGCTCCGTCGCACGACTCGGGGAAAGGCAGGCTATCGGGGTCGTCCCTGGCGGACTGAAAGGGCGAGACGGCTGGCGGGCGCTGTGGCGGCACTACCGAGCGAGGTATCCGTCACAGCGCCCGCGAGCTGTCGAGGGCTTTCTAGCGGTAAGTAATCGCAGTATCGACTGAGGCTACGTCGGTTCCTAGCGAGCAGTCGGGAGTCCGAACAGCCACGAGCGCCCCGAGACGTGCTAGACACTCAAGCGCGTCCCGCCACACGGATTGGACATGGAGGTCCACAACGTCACCGCCGACGCAGAGACGTTCACCTGTAACGCTTACCTCGCGCTGGGCGAGCGGACCACGCTGGTCGACGCGGGGGCCTGGGGCGGCGTCGTCGACGCCGTCCGCGACCACACCGACGACCTCGACGCGGTCGTCCTGACCCACCAGCACGGCGACCACGTCCAGGAACTCGACGGCGTCCTTTCGGCCTTCGACGCGGAGCTGTACGCCTACGCCGAGCACCCGCGCCGGGACCGCGCTATCGACGACGGCGACGAACTGCTCGTGGGCGACGAGACCTGCGAGGTGGTGTACACGCCCGGCCACGCCGACGACCACGTCTCGCTGGTCTCGGCGAACTCGCTGTTCTCGGGCGACGTGGTGGTCCACGACGACGGCGCCTTCGAGGGCGGGTCCTTCGGCCGGACCGACCGGCCGGGCCAGTCGCGCGAACGCGAGATAGAGAGCATCGAGCGGCTGCTCGACCGGATGCCCGACGGCGTCGAGGGGATGTACTCGGGCCACGGCGGCGTCTTCCACGGCGACGTCCGGGGCATCGTCGAGAAAGCGCTGGAGCGGGCCCAGCGCCGCGAGCCGAAGTACCCCGAGTGACGGCTCGATATCGGCGTAAGCTTCTACATATCGGAAGAGAAGGGTCGCCCATGTATCGGCGGACACTCGCCGGCTCGGGCCTGGCCGCCGCCGGGCTCGTCCTGGCCGATATCCAGCTCGTCCACGCTATACAGCGGACGGACATCGCGGTCGACGCCGCCCCCCTTCGCCGCGATGGGGCTGGCCTACGCCGGCTACTGGCTGGCGCGCGAGACACCGTCGAGGAGACGGCGGCGCGGGTCGTCGCTCACGCGACGGTTCGGCTGGGCGAGCTCGCCGCTCGGCCGGAGGGGTAGCGGGAAACAGAGAACGGGAAAATCAGGCGGAGCGGGTCTCTTTGGCCTTCGGACGGAGGTTGCCGTAGCCGCACTTCCGGCACTGCTGGGCGCGCTGTGGGTTGCGGGCGTTACATCGCATGCAGATCTGCTTGTTCAGGATTCGGTCTGACGCTTGCTCGAAACTGGCCATATCCTGGGTTCCCTGTCCGTGCGTTTAAGCTTTGAGTTTCGGGCCGACGCAGTTTTTTACCCGGTCGGTCCCTCTCTCCTGGCTATGTACGACCGCGTTTCGGACCTCCCCCTGACCGTCCGGGACTGTGCCTTCGAACTGCGCGAGCGGGCGACCTCCAGCGGGTTCGACCGCGCGACGACCACTATCGCGCTCTCGGGCGACGGCGAGACGGGGCGGGGCGAGGACGTGACCTACACGAACGAGGCCCACCACGCGCTGGCCGACCACGCGGTCGACCTCTCGGGCGAGTACACGTTCGACGAGTTCTCCGATACGCTCGACGACGCCGACCTCTGGCCCGAGCCGCCCGACGAGGAGCGCTTCCGTCACTACCGCCGCTGGGGCTTCGAGAGCGCGGCGCTGGACCTGGCGCTCAAACAGGCCGACACGTCGCTGGGCGAGGCGCTCGGGCGGGCCTACGACCCCGTCGACTTCGTTGTCTCGACGCGTCTGTCGAACCCACAGGACGACGAGCCACCGACGACCGACCGGCTCGACGCCCTGCGCCGGATTCACGACGACCTGGCGTTCAAGCTGGACCCGACGCCCGACTGGGACGGCGACCTGCTCGCCTCGCTGGCCGACTACGACGTTCGCGTGCTGGACCTGAAGGGGCTCTACGAGGGGACCGAGGTCGACATCGAGCCGGACCCCGATTTCTACCGCCGGGTCGCCGACGCACTGCCCGACGCGCTGCTGGAGGACCCGAACCTGACCGACGACACCCGCCCCGTCTTCGAGGGCCGGGAGGAACGCGTCACGTGGGACGTGCCCATCACCGGCGTCGAGAGCATCGAGGCGCTCCCGTTCGAGCCGTCGGTCCTCAACATGAAACCGTCCCGCTGTGGCACCGTCGAGTCCGTACTCGACACCATCGCCTACTGCGAGCGCGAGGGCATCCAGCTGTACGGCGGCGGGCAGTTCGAACTCGGCGTCGGCCGGGACCACATCCAGGCGCTGGCGTCGCTTTGCTACCCGGACTCGCCGAACGACGTCGCCCCGGGCGGCTACAACGACCCCGAGGCGGGCGCGGGGCTGCCGTCCAGTCCGCTGGCACCGCCGGCCTCCCCCAGGGGTATCGGGACCGGTTTCGGCCCTGACACGTGATGGGTGGGTTACATTACTTCCGGCGTGGTACTGTCTCACATGTACTGTCCAGACTGCGACAGGAAAATCGAGGACGAACTCGAAGCCCACGCCCGCCACGCGTGTCCGTACTGCGGCGCGGGGCTGCTCGAACCGACGGCGCGATAGCCCAGCGGGCGGCTACTCCTCGACGAGGTAGTCGTCCTGCACCGCGACGACCTCGGCCGAGTCCGCGCAGTCGGCGTACCGTTTGAGGGGCTCCTCGTTGAGTTCGAGGAAGGTGTGGCCCCAGGAGAACTTCGAGAGTATCTCCTCGGCCTGGGCCCGCTCGCCGAGGATACAGAGCGCGCCGGCGAACGCCTCGACGGTGTTTAGCTGGAACGGGGTCCCGTAGTTGACGGGGTTGCCCGCGACGAGGAAGGGCAGCGACCGGTGGACGCCCTGGAGGTCGAACGCCTCCCGCTCGGCGGTCTCCCAGGAGCAGTCCAGCGCGACCAGCCGCCCGTGGCGGGCGCCGTCGCCCGCGGTCGGCGCGTCGGCGGGCGAGAGCGCCTGGTCGGCGAAGGGGTTGAGGACGATGCCCGGCGGCGTCGAGCGGGTCGCTCGGTGGAGTTCGGCCAGGTCGAACCGGGCCAGCTTCCGGGCGCTGCATTTGTCGGGGTCGTCGTCGCCCTCGTAGCGAACGTGCAGGTCCACGGTGGCCCTACTGCGGCGGCGGGCAAAAGCCGCTCGGTACCCCGACGGCCGCCCAGCGCCGTCGAGGACCGTTTTCTCGCTCGATTTCGCACCAGCGCTTAAGTGTCGACGGACCGATTGTCGTCGTGTGCTTTCCGAGGGGGCGGACGCTCCGGGGTTCGAGCTGCCGGCACTCGTCGACGGCGAGGAGCGACGCGTCGCGCTGTCGGAGTATCTCGGCGACGACGCCGTCATCCTCGCGTTCTACCCGGCCGATTTCAACCCCGCCTGCGACGAGGAGTCCTGTGACCTGGACCGGCTCGACCTCTTTACGATGCAGAAGGACGTACGCATCCTCGGTATCAGTCCGGACTCGGTGTACAGCCACCGGGCCTTCACGGCCCAGTACGACCTCACGGTCCCGCTGCTGGCCGACACGGACGGCGAGGTCGCAAAGCGCTACGACGTCGACTTCGTCGACGACATCGGCCAGTCGCTCATCGAGCGGGCCGTCGCCGTCGTCGGCCACGACGGGACCATCACGTACAGCTGGTCCACCGACGACATGACGGAGCTGCCCGCGGTCGAGGAGATAACGGACGCGCTGGCGGAGACGGGCGGCGACGACACCGCCTTCGCCCGTTATCGGGTCGGCCACGCCCACTACACGGAGGGGCGTCGGGCCTTCACATCGGCGATGGAGGCCTTCCGGCAGACGGAGTGGGTGATGGCCCAGCACGACTTCCAGCAGGCCCGCGAGGAGTTCGAGGCGGCCGCCGACCGGTTCGACACCGCCGTCCGCTTCGTCGACGACGGGTCGCTGACCCCCATCTACGAGGGGGCACACGAGAAGGCCACCGCCCTGTGGCAGGCCGCCGACTGGCTGGTCCAGTCGGCCAGCGCCTACTCCAGCGGCAGCGGCAGCGAGGGCGAGGAGCTACGAGACGACGCCGAGATTCCCCTCTCGACGGTCCGGGAGTACCGGGAACCCCCCGACCCCGACGGCGAGTGGCCCCCCGAGATGGAGACTCTGGAGAAAGACGAGCCCGACGACGCCACCGTCCTGCCGACGGAGGCCGACGACGAGGACGCCGCGCTGACGGTCGACATCGACGCGGCGGCCGAGGCGACCGACGCCGAGGCGACCAGCGACGAGACGGGAGCCGAGCCGGCGCCGGACCGGCGGCGCGAGCCCGGGACCGCCGACGGCGCGCCGACAGCCGCAGCCGACGGCGAGCCGGTCGAGGACGACATCGACGACGAGGAACTGGCCGAGATTCAGGCCGAACTCGCCGCCAACCACCCCGACTCGGAGCCCTCGGCGGCGGAGGTGACCGAGGAGTCGACCGCCATCGTCGAGGCGCCGCCGATGGGCGACGCCGACGACGAGACTGACGAGAGCGACGGCGTCCCCGAGAAATCCACGTCTATCGTGGACCCGCCCGCGGGCGCGTCGGCCGACGAGGCGGATACGGCGTCGGAGCATGGCGACGAGCCCGGGGCGGCCGGCGACACGACTGACGGCCCGGCTCCCGACGCCGGGGACGGCCGCGCCGACGAAGCCACTGCGATGGAGTCCGAGGGGCCGGACACCGACGACGCGCCCGACCTCTCGCTCGAACTGGCCGAGCCCGACCCCGAGCCCATCGACGCTGACGACCCGCCGGCCGACGAGTCGGAGGCGGCGTCGGACGAACCGAGCGAGGCCGACGGGGGAGCCGGCGCCGATGAGTGACCCGCCGACGGCGCCGACCGCCCAGGCCCGGGCGTACTACCGCGCGCTGGACGAGGCCGACTACGACCTGCTCGCGGCCCTGCTCGCCGAGGAGTTCGTCCACGACCGACCCGACCGCACTATCGAGGGCCGGGAGCGGTTCGTCCGGTTCATGCGCGAGGAGCGGCCCCAGACCGACACCACCCACCCCATCGACGCGGTGTTCGAGGCCGAGGGCGCCGGGCGCGGACCGGGCGACCACTCCGACCGACGGCCGGACGGCACCGTCGCAGTGCGCGGGCGCCTGCTCGATGCCGACGGCGTGCCCATCGTCGGCTTCGTCGACGTCTTCGCGTTCGCCGCCGGGGGGATTAGGCGGGTCGAGACCTACACGCGGTGACGGGGACAAGACATATATCGGACTGGCCGCGATTTCAGACACCACATACCATGCGTACCGACAGCATACCCCGCTCGGTAGGGGGACGATGGCGGCGGCTGCGGTCGTTCAGGCTCCCAATAACTATCTCCTACTCCCCGGAGTAACGGCCATGGTGAACGGGTCCGCGTCGCGACAGATGGGTGAGCCACTCGCCGGGCGGTTCGAGCCGCGAACGGGCGCGAAGGCGCTGGTGACCGCTGAGGACGCCGTGTTGCTCGTACAGGAGCGCCACGCCGACGGCTCGCCGTTCTGGACGCTCCCCGGCGGCGGCGTCTGCGACCACGAGTGCCCCGCCGAGGGACTCGAGCGGGAGCTGGCGGAGGAACTCGACTGTCGGGCGCGAATCGACGACCCCGTCTCGACGTTCTGGTACGCCCACGACAGCCTGGCCGCGCCGCTGTCGGTGTACACGGTGTTCGACTGCTCGCTGCTCTCCGAGCCGGCGCCAAACCCCGACGAGGGGGTCTTCGAGGCCAAGTGGGTCGAGCCCGAGGCGCTGCCGCCGGCGACGCTCCCGCAGGTCCGCTATCTCTGTTCGGACGCCGTCGCGAGCGACTAGTCCCGCTCGCCCGACCCGACGGCGCTCTCGCCGATTGGCGCCGACCCCTCGATTACTTCCTGACCGCCCATGTAGGGCCGGAGCGCCTCCGGGACGGTGACGGTGCCGTCCTCGTTCTGGTAGTACTCCAGAATCGCGACCATCACGCGGGGCACGGCCAGCCCGGAGCCGTTGAGCGTGTGGAGGTAGTCGGCCGACTCGTGGCGCTCGGGCCGGTAGCGCAGGCCGGCCCGCCGGGCCTGGAACCCCTCGAAATTCGACACGGAGGAGACCTCGAGCCAGCGCCCGCCCACGTCGGGCCCGTCGTCCATGTCGTCGCCGGGCGCCCACACCTCGATGTCGTACTTCTTGGCCTGGGTGAAGCCCATGTCGCCGGTACACATGTCCAGCACGCGGTAGGGCAGGTCGAGTTCGTCCAGCACGGCGCTCGCTTCGTCGAGCAGCCCCTCCAGGCGGTCGTAGCTGTCCTCGGGTCGGACGAAGTTGACGAGTTCGACCTTGTGGAACTGGTGGACCCGGACGTAGCCGCGGGTCTCGGTGCCGTGTTCGCCGGCCTCCCGCCGGAAGTTCGGCGAGAAGGCCTGGTGTTTCACCGGCAGGTCGTCGTCCAGCAGAATCTCGTCGCGGTACATGTTGGTGACCGGGACCTCCGCCGTCGGCAGCAGCCAGAGGTCGTCCTCGTCGATGTCGTCGTCCTGGCGGGCGCCGACGCGGTAGGCGTCCTCGTCGAACTTCGGGAGCTGGCCGGTCCCCTCCATCGACGCGGAGTTGACGGGAATCGGCGGCAACACGTCCGAGTACCCCTGCTCGCGGTGCACGTCGAGCATGAACTGGACCAGCGCGTGTTCCAACCGGGCGCCCTCGCCCTTGACGAACTGGAAGCCGCCGCCGCTGACCTTCGCGCCCCGCTCGAAGTCGAGGATGTCGAGCTCCTCGCCGAGGTCGTAGTGGGGAACCACGTCCTCGGGCAGGTCGCGCAGGTCGGCAAAGCCCTCGCGGTAGCGCTCGACGTTGTCGCTCTCGTCCTCGCCCGTCGGCACCGACTCGTGTGGGACGTTGGGAATCTCAAGTAGCGCGTCTTCGAGTCGCGATTCGAGTTCGTCCGCCCGCTCCTCGACCTGCTGTAGCTCCTCTTTCAGCTCGCTGGACCGTTCGATGGCCTCCTGGGCGGCCTCCTCCTCGCCCTCCTGTTTCAGCTCCCCGATTTTCGAGGACACTTCGTTGCGTTCCTGTCGCAGCCCGTCGCCTTTCGCCTTCAGTTCGCGCCACTCTTCGTCGATGGCCAGAACCTCGTCGAGGTCCACGCCCGTGACGCCCTTGCGCTCGATGGCGTCACGCACCGTCTCGGGGTTCTCCCGGACGAACTGTCTCGATAACATGGTCGCCGGTTCTCGACGGTCGAAATTAGGCGTGTCGGTCCTAGCAGGAGCCGTGTGAGTCGGCCGTGCTCCCGGATTCGTTTGTTGCCTCTGATGGTGGCACTCGGCCGCCGTCGCACGCAGCCCCAAACCGGATACGTCTGGCCGTCGACTGTTCACCGGAAACGTTCAATGAGTGTACTGGATTCGTTCGGTGCGTTGGTCAGTAGTATCATCGCGTCAATCGTCCTGCTGGTGTTTGCCATCGTGAGCTTCTTCGTCACGGTGTTTATCGTCCAGGTCGGCGCCGGGCTGGCCGGCTACTCGCCGAGTGGCGACTTCATCGTTCTCTCCGCGGCGATTCTGGCGACCGGCGCCATCGTCGCCGGTGCGACGCCGATGTCGAGCCTCGCCGGCGTTGAAGAGAGCGAGCGGTAACGGCCGACGCTCCCGCCGGAGTGCTGGCGGGACACAACCGTTTTCCACCCCGGCAGCCACGTTTCGGTATGGCAATCGGTGACGTGTACGACGCCGAGGACTGTGCGGACGTCCACTACGTCGACACAGGGATGTACGACGCGCCCGAATACGGCTCGGTGTATATTATCGACGCCGAGCGGCCGGCGCTCGTCGATACGGGTATCGGCACCAACTACGAGACCATCCTCGATGCGATGGACGAGGTCGGTATCGCCCCCGAAGCGCTCGACGTGATGGCGCTGACACACGTCCACCTCGACCACGCCGGCGGGGCGGGCTACCTGGCGGAGGCGTGTCCGAACGCGACGGCGTACATCCACGAGTTCGGCGCCTCCCACCTGGCGGACCCGACGCGGCTCTGGGAGGGGACCAAGGAGGCCGTCGGCGACCAGGTGCAGTACTACGCCGAGCCGAAACCGGTGCCCGAGGACCGCATCGTCGAACTCACTGACGGCGACGAAATCGACCTGGGCGACCACACGCTCGAAGCCCACCACGCGCCGGGCCACGCGCCGCATCAGGTGATATATCACGACCCCGCCATCGA
Proteins encoded:
- a CDS encoding MBL fold metallo-hydrolase — its product is MEVHNVTADAETFTCNAYLALGERTTLVDAGAWGGVVDAVRDHTDDLDAVVLTHQHGDHVQELDGVLSAFDAELYAYAEHPRRDRAIDDGDELLVGDETCEVVYTPGHADDHVSLVSANSLFSGDVVVHDDGAFEGGSFGRTDRPGQSREREIESIERLLDRMPDGVEGMYSGHGGVFHGDVRGIVEKALERAQRREPKYPE
- a CDS encoding 50S ribosomal protein L40e encodes the protein MASFEQASDRILNKQICMRCNARNPQRAQQCRKCGYGNLRPKAKETRSA
- a CDS encoding DUF367 family protein, translating into MDLHVRYEGDDDPDKCSARKLARFDLAELHRATRSTPPGIVLNPFADQALSPADAPTAGDGARHGRLVALDCSWETAEREAFDLQGVHRSLPFLVAGNPVNYGTPFQLNTVEAFAGALCILGERAQAEEILSKFSWGHTFLELNEEPLKRYADCADSAEVVAVQDDYLVEE
- a CDS encoding redoxin domain-containing protein, yielding MLSEGADAPGFELPALVDGEERRVALSEYLGDDAVILAFYPADFNPACDEESCDLDRLDLFTMQKDVRILGISPDSVYSHRAFTAQYDLTVPLLADTDGEVAKRYDVDFVDDIGQSLIERAVAVVGHDGTITYSWSTDDMTELPAVEEITDALAETGGDDTAFARYRVGHAHYTEGRRAFTSAMEAFRQTEWVMAQHDFQQAREEFEAAADRFDTAVRFVDDGSLTPIYEGAHEKATALWQAADWLVQSASAYSSGSGSEGEELRDDAEIPLSTVREYREPPDPDGEWPPEMETLEKDEPDDATVLPTEADDEDAALTVDIDAAAEATDAEATSDETGAEPAPDRRREPGTADGAPTAAADGEPVEDDIDDEELAEIQAELAANHPDSEPSAAEVTEESTAIVEAPPMGDADDETDESDGVPEKSTSIVDPPAGASADEADTASEHGDEPGAAGDTTDGPAPDAGDGRADEATAMESEGPDTDDAPDLSLELAEPDPEPIDADDPPADESEAASDEPSEADGGAGADE
- a CDS encoding nuclear transport factor 2 family protein; the protein is MSDPPTAPTAQARAYYRALDEADYDLLAALLAEEFVHDRPDRTIEGRERFVRFMREERPQTDTTHPIDAVFEAEGAGRGPGDHSDRRPDGTVAVRGRLLDADGVPIVGFVDVFAFAAGGIRRVETYTR
- a CDS encoding NUDIX hydrolase, whose protein sequence is MGEPLAGRFEPRTGAKALVTAEDAVLLVQERHADGSPFWTLPGGGVCDHECPAEGLERELAEELDCRARIDDPVSTFWYAHDSLAAPLSVYTVFDCSLLSEPAPNPDEGVFEAKWVEPEALPPATLPQVRYLCSDAVASD
- the serS gene encoding serine--tRNA ligase; this encodes MLSRQFVRENPETVRDAIERKGVTGVDLDEVLAIDEEWRELKAKGDGLRQERNEVSSKIGELKQEGEEEAAQEAIERSSELKEELQQVEERADELESRLEDALLEIPNVPHESVPTGEDESDNVERYREGFADLRDLPEDVVPHYDLGEELDILDFERGAKVSGGGFQFVKGEGARLEHALVQFMLDVHREQGYSDVLPPIPVNSASMEGTGQLPKFDEDAYRVGARQDDDIDEDDLWLLPTAEVPVTNMYRDEILLDDDLPVKHQAFSPNFRREAGEHGTETRGYVRVHQFHKVELVNFVRPEDSYDRLEGLLDEASAVLDELDLPYRVLDMCTGDMGFTQAKKYDIEVWAPGDDMDDGPDVGGRWLEVSSVSNFEGFQARRAGLRYRPERHESADYLHTLNGSGLAVPRVMVAILEYYQNEDGTVTVPEALRPYMGGQEVIEGSAPIGESAVGSGERD
- a CDS encoding MBL fold metallo-hydrolase, whose product is MAIGDVYDAEDCADVHYVDTGMYDAPEYGSVYIIDAERPALVDTGIGTNYETILDAMDEVGIAPEALDVMALTHVHLDHAGGAGYLAEACPNATAYIHEFGASHLADPTRLWEGTKEAVGDQVQYYAEPKPVPEDRIVELTDGDEIDLGDHTLEAHHAPGHAPHQVIYHDPAIDGVFAADAAGLFTPSVGEINVTSPPVNFDLDGALADIETIRELDPSTLLYGHFGAERTGDRLDEYAEKLDAWVSAVREKRAELGDDAAVVDHFIETLEMPAVWGDHKAREEIALNVRGVLVMLDRAE